The following are from one region of the Isoalcanivorax indicus genome:
- the rpmF gene encoding 50S ribosomal protein L32 — translation MAVQQNRKTRSKRDMRRSHDALSAPTLTEDSNTGEVHRRHHISPDGYYRGRQVIASVDTDEDE, via the coding sequence ATGGCAGTTCAACAGAACCGTAAAACCCGTTCCAAGCGCGACATGCGTCGTTCGCACGATGCCCTGAGCGCGCCGACCCTGACCGAAGACAGCAACACCGGTGAGGTACATCGTCGTCACCACATCTCGCCGGACGGCTACTACCGTGGCCGCCAGGTGATCGCCAGCGTCGATACCGACGAAGACGAGTAA
- a CDS encoding PilZ domain-containing protein codes for MKMPGGRSGILSLTIKDKAVLYSAYMPFIKHGGLFIPTSKQYKLGEEIFLLLSLMEESDKIPVAGKVVWITPAGAQGNRAAGIGVQFSDQDDTARRTIENYLAGSLESDRPTHTM; via the coding sequence ATGAAAATGCCGGGCGGTCGCAGTGGTATTCTGTCGCTGACCATCAAGGACAAGGCCGTCCTGTATTCCGCATACATGCCGTTCATCAAGCATGGCGGTCTGTTCATTCCCACCAGCAAGCAATACAAGCTGGGCGAGGAGATATTCCTGCTGCTCAGTCTGATGGAAGAGAGTGACAAGATCCCCGTCGCGGGCAAGGTGGTCTGGATTACCCCGGCGGGTGCCCAGGGCAACCGCGCCGCCGGTATCGGCGTGCAATTCTCCGATCAGGACGACACGGCGCGCCGCACCATCGAAAATTATCTGGCCGGGTCCCTTGAATCAGACCGCCCGACACATACCATGTAG
- a CDS encoding DNA polymerase III subunit delta': protein MGDSAAIEAPCPWHRDTLQQVLARRDAGRLPHALLFTGPAGIGKGRLAESLLQVLLCESPRGGLACGRCHGCHMSTAGTHPDLCRVMPAEPGKAIRIDQVRELMEFASRTPQYGGHRVALLMPAQAMNRNAQNALLKTLEEPGADTLLILVCDQLSALLPTVRSRCQQQTLPVPAASVAEPWVAGQLAVPERAAALLAAAGGAPLKAVALEQTDWFGERAALVQALARTGAGQASPVVIARQFAGYDTQALLEACYGWTRQALRLSQGATSVVDPELARAMPQLARLPATRLLDFAAAVSRARRLFLSGANPNRDLLLEQLLLILAGHVTAEHAAALEI, encoded by the coding sequence ATGGGGGATAGCGCAGCCATCGAAGCCCCTTGCCCCTGGCATCGTGACACGCTGCAGCAGGTGCTGGCGCGCCGCGATGCCGGGCGTTTGCCCCATGCGCTGCTGTTCACCGGCCCTGCCGGTATCGGCAAGGGGCGCCTGGCAGAAAGCCTGCTGCAGGTGCTGCTGTGCGAATCCCCGCGTGGCGGTCTGGCCTGTGGTCGCTGCCATGGGTGCCACATGAGCACCGCTGGCACACATCCGGATCTGTGCCGGGTCATGCCGGCGGAGCCGGGCAAGGCCATCCGCATCGATCAGGTGCGGGAACTGATGGAATTTGCCAGCCGTACGCCCCAGTACGGCGGTCACCGTGTTGCCCTGCTGATGCCTGCCCAGGCGATGAACCGCAACGCCCAGAACGCCTTGCTGAAGACGCTGGAAGAACCCGGCGCCGATACCCTGCTGATTCTGGTGTGTGACCAGCTCAGCGCGCTGTTGCCCACCGTACGCAGTCGCTGCCAGCAGCAGACCTTGCCGGTGCCGGCTGCCTCGGTGGCCGAGCCCTGGGTGGCCGGCCAACTGGCCGTGCCGGAGCGTGCCGCAGCGCTGCTGGCTGCGGCCGGGGGCGCGCCACTCAAAGCGGTGGCACTGGAGCAGACAGACTGGTTCGGTGAGCGCGCCGCGCTGGTCCAGGCGCTGGCCCGTACCGGCGCTGGCCAGGCCAGCCCGGTGGTGATTGCACGCCAGTTTGCCGGTTACGACACCCAGGCGTTGCTGGAAGCCTGCTACGGCTGGACACGCCAGGCACTGCGGCTGTCCCAGGGCGCGACCAGTGTGGTCGATCCGGAACTGGCGCGGGCCATGCCGCAGCTGGCGCGATTGCCGGCGACGCGGTTGCTGGATTTTGCGGCCGCCGTGTCGCGGGCGCGGCGGCTGTTTCTGTCAGGGGCCAATCCGAATCGTGATCTGCTGCTGGAACAACTGCTGCTGATCCTGGCCGGGCATGTGACCGCGGAGCACGCCGCCGCGCTGGAAATCTGA
- the fabD gene encoding ACP S-malonyltransferase produces the protein MSKTAFLFPGQGSQSVGMLADYADESVVQHTFNEASGALGYDLWALIQNGPESDLNSTDKTQPALLAAGVALWRLWLHRGGYRPALLAGHSLGEYTALTCAGVFSLGDAVRLVEKRGQLMQQAVPAGTGAMAAVLGLDDDQVRSACADAAAGQVVEAVNLNAPGQVVIAGDKDAVARAIEACKAAGAKRAMPLPVSVPSHCALMRPAAEGLAEVLAGMALHTPEIPVINNVDVAVETDTAAVRDALVRQLHSPVRWVETVQRLSAEGVEQAYECGPGKVLAGLVKRIERGLNVVALESADALRAETPNG, from the coding sequence ATGAGCAAGACTGCGTTTCTGTTTCCCGGTCAGGGGTCCCAGTCCGTCGGCATGCTGGCGGATTACGCGGATGAATCCGTGGTACAGCACACCTTCAATGAAGCCTCCGGCGCGCTGGGTTATGACCTGTGGGCGTTGATCCAGAATGGCCCTGAGAGCGACCTCAACAGCACCGACAAGACCCAGCCTGCGCTGCTCGCCGCTGGTGTGGCCCTGTGGCGCCTGTGGCTGCACCGGGGGGGATATCGTCCGGCGCTGCTGGCGGGCCATAGCCTGGGGGAATATACCGCGCTGACCTGCGCCGGTGTGTTCAGCCTGGGCGATGCCGTGCGCCTGGTGGAGAAGCGCGGCCAGCTGATGCAGCAGGCGGTGCCTGCGGGCACTGGCGCCATGGCGGCGGTACTCGGGCTTGACGATGACCAGGTGCGCTCCGCCTGCGCCGACGCGGCAGCGGGTCAGGTGGTGGAAGCCGTCAACCTGAATGCGCCCGGCCAGGTAGTGATTGCGGGTGACAAGGACGCCGTGGCCCGTGCCATTGAGGCCTGCAAGGCTGCTGGCGCCAAGCGTGCCATGCCGCTGCCGGTCAGTGTGCCGTCCCACTGTGCGCTGATGCGCCCGGCCGCCGAAGGGCTGGCAGAGGTGCTGGCGGGCATGGCACTGCACACCCCGGAAATCCCGGTGATCAATAACGTGGACGTGGCCGTGGAAACGGACACCGCCGCCGTGCGTGATGCCCTGGTGCGCCAGTTGCATTCGCCGGTGCGTTGGGTGGAAACCGTGCAACGGTTGAGCGCTGAAGGGGTCGAACAGGCCTATGAGTGTGGCCCGGGCAAGGTGCTTGCCGGGCTGGTAAAACGTATCGAGCGGGGGCTCAATGTGGTGGCGCTGGAAAGCGCGGACGCCTTGCGCGCAGAAACCCCGAACGGTTGA
- the tmk gene encoding dTMP kinase, whose product MSSRGRFITFEGVEGAGKSSNLGWAAELLRAAGIEVVISREPGGTPLAEALRNLLLAPHEEAVAPDTELLLIFAARAQHLQQVIRPALDAGKWVLCDRFTDATYAYQGGGRGLSMTRIGALEQLVQGDLRPDCTVLFDIDVLTGLARAGKRGTLDRFEREDRAFFERIRSTYLARAEAEPERFRCLDAGAPLDEVRQQVQTLIDALVAQHGG is encoded by the coding sequence ATGAGCAGTCGCGGTCGCTTTATCACCTTTGAAGGGGTGGAAGGTGCAGGCAAGTCCAGCAACCTGGGTTGGGCGGCGGAACTGCTGCGCGCGGCGGGTATCGAGGTGGTGATTAGCCGCGAACCGGGGGGGACACCGCTGGCCGAGGCGCTGCGCAACCTGTTGCTGGCACCGCATGAGGAAGCGGTGGCGCCGGATACCGAACTGCTGCTGATCTTTGCGGCGCGGGCCCAGCATCTGCAGCAGGTCATCCGCCCGGCACTGGATGCCGGTAAATGGGTGCTGTGCGACCGCTTCACCGATGCCACCTATGCCTACCAGGGCGGTGGTCGAGGCCTGTCCATGACCCGCATCGGCGCGCTGGAGCAGCTGGTGCAGGGTGATCTGCGCCCCGACTGCACCGTGTTGTTCGATATCGACGTGCTCACCGGGCTGGCCCGGGCAGGCAAGCGTGGAACGCTGGATCGCTTCGAGCGTGAAGACCGCGCTTTTTTTGAACGAATTCGCAGTACTTACCTGGCCCGCGCCGAGGCTGAACCGGAACGCTTCCGCTGCCTGGATGCCGGGGCGCCGCTGGATGAAGTGCGTCAGCAGGTGCAGACCCTGATCGACGCGCTGGTGGCACAGCATGGGGGATAG
- the acpP gene encoding acyl carrier protein: MSSIEERVSKIIVEQLGVKPEDVKPEASFVEDLGADSLDTVELVMALEEEFETEIPDEEAEKISTVQAAIDYVKTHA; this comes from the coding sequence ATGAGCAGCATTGAAGAACGCGTCAGCAAGATCATCGTGGAGCAGTTGGGTGTGAAACCGGAAGACGTCAAGCCGGAAGCGTCCTTTGTAGAAGACCTGGGCGCAGACTCACTGGATACGGTGGAGCTGGTGATGGCGCTCGAAGAGGAATTCGAGACCGAGATTCCTGACGAAGAAGCCGAGAAGATCAGCACTGTTCAGGCTGCCATCGACTACGTCAAGACACACGCCTGA
- a CDS encoding Maf family protein: protein MSSAPDREPMPLVLASSSPFRRSLLERLGLAFSCDSPDINEQAQPGETPQQLVLRLAREKAHAVAARHPDALIIGSDQVAVTPEGQVLGKPGGREAAIEQLRASSGRSVTFLTGLCLLNAASGRHQSGCERFQVHFRTLRDAVIERYVDSEKPFNCAGSFKSEGLGIVLFKALEGRDPNALIGLPLIMLTDFLAAEGVTLPL from the coding sequence ATGTCCAGCGCCCCCGACCGCGAGCCCATGCCCCTCGTCCTGGCCTCCTCCTCCCCCTTCCGCCGCAGCCTGCTGGAGCGGCTCGGGCTGGCCTTCAGCTGTGACAGCCCGGACATCAACGAGCAGGCGCAGCCCGGCGAGACACCACAGCAGCTGGTGTTACGCCTGGCCCGGGAAAAGGCCCATGCGGTGGCAGCCCGCCATCCCGACGCCCTGATCATCGGCTCGGACCAGGTTGCCGTCACGCCCGAGGGCCAGGTACTGGGCAAGCCTGGAGGCCGCGAGGCCGCCATCGAGCAGTTGCGCGCCAGCAGCGGTCGCAGCGTCACCTTTCTGACCGGCCTGTGCCTGCTGAACGCCGCCAGCGGTCGCCACCAGAGCGGCTGCGAACGCTTCCAGGTGCATTTTCGCACGCTGCGGGATGCAGTTATCGAGCGCTACGTGGATAGCGAGAAGCCCTTCAATTGTGCCGGGAGCTTCAAGTCGGAAGGCCTGGGGATCGTGCTGTTCAAGGCGCTGGAGGGGCGCGATCCCAACGCCCTGATCGGCCTGCCGCTGATCATGCTGACCGATTTTCTGGCGGCCGAAGGCGTTACCCTTCCCCTGTAA
- the fabF gene encoding beta-ketoacyl-ACP synthase II, with translation MARRRVVVTGVGMLSPLGTDVASTWQRLVAGESGIRDITHFDVSAYSTRFAGLVPDFEVADYMPAKDARKMDVFVQYGLVAAIQAIRDAGLTDDEADAERIGVAIGSGIGGLTGIEENHQKLLDGGPRKISPFFVPGSIINMISGNLSIMYGYRGPNFATVTACTTGTHSIGFAAQQIMLGTADVMVAGGAEKASCALGLGGFAAARALSTRNDDPQAASRPWDRDRDGFVLADGAGILVLEEYERARARGAHIYAEVAGYGMSGDAFHMTAPPEDGAGAAQAMRNALRDAGINPEEVGYINAHGTSTKAGDLAEANAIRTVFGDHARGLAVSSTKSMVGHLLGAAGAVEAIFTLLAIRDKVAPPTINLDNPDDGCDLDFVPHTAQQRPIDVALSNSFGFGGTNGSLVFRRL, from the coding sequence GTGGCAAGACGCAGAGTAGTCGTCACCGGCGTGGGCATGCTCAGCCCGCTGGGGACCGATGTGGCGAGCACCTGGCAACGGCTGGTGGCGGGGGAGAGTGGCATCCGTGATATCACTCACTTTGATGTCAGCGCCTATTCCACCCGCTTTGCCGGGTTGGTGCCGGACTTCGAGGTGGCGGATTACATGCCGGCCAAGGACGCACGCAAGATGGATGTCTTCGTGCAGTACGGGCTGGTGGCGGCCATTCAGGCCATTCGCGATGCGGGGCTGACCGACGATGAAGCGGACGCCGAGCGCATCGGTGTGGCCATCGGCTCTGGTATCGGCGGCCTGACCGGCATCGAGGAAAATCATCAGAAACTGCTTGATGGCGGCCCGCGCAAGATATCGCCCTTCTTTGTGCCCGGCAGCATCATCAATATGATCTCCGGCAACCTGTCCATCATGTATGGCTACCGAGGCCCCAACTTTGCCACGGTCACCGCCTGCACGACGGGCACCCACAGCATCGGTTTTGCTGCGCAGCAGATCATGCTGGGCACGGCCGACGTCATGGTCGCCGGCGGCGCGGAAAAGGCCTCCTGCGCGCTGGGTCTGGGTGGCTTCGCTGCGGCCCGGGCGCTGTCGACCCGTAATGACGATCCGCAGGCGGCAAGCCGTCCCTGGGATCGCGACCGGGATGGCTTCGTACTGGCTGACGGTGCCGGCATTCTGGTGCTGGAAGAGTACGAGCGCGCCCGTGCCCGGGGGGCGCATATCTATGCGGAAGTGGCCGGTTACGGCATGAGCGGTGATGCGTTCCACATGACGGCGCCGCCCGAAGACGGCGCCGGTGCGGCGCAGGCGATGCGCAATGCACTCCGCGATGCAGGTATCAATCCGGAAGAGGTGGGCTACATCAACGCCCACGGCACTTCGACCAAGGCAGGCGATCTGGCCGAAGCCAATGCGATCCGGACGGTGTTTGGTGACCATGCGCGCGGCCTTGCCGTGAGCTCCACCAAGTCCATGGTGGGACATCTGCTGGGCGCGGCCGGTGCTGTGGAAGCCATCTTTACCCTGCTGGCCATCCGCGACAAGGTGGCGCCGCCGACCATCAATCTGGATAACCCGGACGACGGCTGCGATCTCGATTTTGTGCCGCATACCGCCCAGCAGCGGCCGATCGACGTGGCGCTGTCCAATTCCTTCGGTTTTGGTGGCACTAACGGCTCGCTGGTATTTCGCCGCCTGTGA
- the plsX gene encoding phosphate acyltransferase PlsX, translated as MAQLTLAVDAMGGDAGLPVTVPAVAELLRRHEEVAVLMVGQPDTLAAALKKAGLDNHPRLSLVAASEVVTMEDPITVALRGKRDSSMRVAINQVRDGQAQAAVSAGNTGALMAVSRFVLKTLPGVDRPAICTAIPTRTGHCHMLDLGANVDSEPEHLLQFALMGAAVVRAVDGVEQPRVALLNIGEEDIKGSEQIKQAARLLQAHPQLHYIGYIEGNGIFAGEADVVVCDGFVGNVALKTMEGVASMISHMIREEVGRSWLKKLSGLLALPVLKGLKGRLDPERYNGASLVGLNGVVVKSHGGAGVEGFTAALEVALLEARRNVPGLIGKTL; from the coding sequence ATGGCCCAGTTGACCCTGGCGGTGGATGCCATGGGCGGTGATGCCGGTTTACCGGTGACTGTCCCTGCAGTGGCAGAGCTGCTACGTCGTCATGAAGAAGTAGCCGTGCTGATGGTGGGGCAGCCGGATACGTTGGCTGCGGCCCTGAAGAAGGCCGGGCTGGACAATCATCCCCGTCTGTCCCTGGTGGCGGCCAGCGAAGTCGTGACCATGGAAGACCCGATCACGGTGGCGTTGCGTGGCAAGCGCGACTCCTCCATGCGTGTGGCCATCAACCAGGTGCGTGACGGTCAGGCCCAGGCCGCCGTCAGCGCTGGCAATACCGGCGCCCTGATGGCGGTCAGCCGCTTTGTGCTGAAAACGTTGCCCGGTGTTGATCGTCCTGCTATCTGTACCGCCATTCCCACGCGCACCGGGCATTGCCATATGCTGGATCTCGGCGCCAACGTGGATTCCGAACCCGAGCATCTGTTGCAGTTCGCCCTGATGGGCGCGGCCGTGGTGCGGGCGGTGGATGGCGTCGAACAGCCGCGTGTGGCGCTGTTGAATATCGGCGAGGAAGACATCAAGGGCAGTGAGCAGATCAAGCAGGCCGCGCGTCTGTTGCAGGCCCACCCTCAACTCCATTACATCGGCTATATAGAAGGCAACGGTATTTTTGCCGGCGAGGCCGATGTGGTGGTGTGCGATGGTTTTGTCGGCAATGTGGCGCTGAAAACCATGGAAGGGGTGGCGTCCATGATCAGCCATATGATCCGCGAGGAAGTCGGCCGCAGCTGGCTGAAGAAGCTGTCCGGACTGCTCGCGTTACCGGTATTGAAAGGCCTGAAAGGCCGTCTGGATCCGGAGCGCTACAACGGCGCCAGTCTGGTCGGTCTCAATGGTGTCGTGGTGAAAAGCCATGGCGGGGCCGGTGTGGAGGGCTTTACTGCGGCGCTGGAAGTGGCGTTGCTGGAAGCACGTCGCAACGTACCCGGGCTGATCGGCAAGACACTGTAG
- the fabG gene encoding 3-oxoacyl-ACP reductase FabG encodes MTTTEQKLALVTGASRGIGKAIAAALVEAGFTVVGTATTEAGAEGITQALTAQGNAGGGVVMDVSDTASVSSAMAQIQARWGAPLVLVNNAGITRDNIMLRMKEDEWDAVINTNLNALFRVSKACLKGMTKARWGRIITISSVVGSMGNAGQANYAAAKGGAEGFTRALAREVGSRAITVNSVAPGFIQTDMTDALPEAQRDTLLGQIPLGRLGKPDEIASAVVWLASDGAGYVTGTTLHVNGGMFTG; translated from the coding sequence ATGACAACAACAGAACAGAAACTGGCGCTGGTGACCGGCGCCAGCCGTGGCATCGGCAAGGCCATTGCAGCCGCACTGGTCGAGGCCGGTTTTACCGTGGTCGGTACTGCCACCACGGAAGCCGGTGCCGAAGGGATCACCCAGGCACTGACCGCTCAGGGCAATGCCGGGGGGGGTGTGGTGATGGATGTCAGCGACACGGCGTCCGTCAGCTCGGCCATGGCACAGATCCAGGCGCGCTGGGGCGCACCGCTGGTGCTGGTGAACAATGCCGGTATCACCCGCGACAACATCATGCTGCGCATGAAGGAAGACGAGTGGGATGCGGTGATCAACACCAATCTGAATGCCCTGTTCCGGGTCAGCAAGGCGTGCCTGAAAGGCATGACCAAGGCGCGCTGGGGACGGATCATCACCATCAGCTCGGTGGTCGGCAGCATGGGCAACGCCGGGCAGGCCAACTATGCGGCCGCCAAGGGTGGGGCAGAGGGTTTTACCCGTGCCCTGGCGCGGGAAGTGGGTTCTCGCGCCATCACGGTGAACAGCGTGGCGCCGGGCTTCATCCAGACCGACATGACCGATGCCCTGCCAGAGGCACAACGTGATACGCTGTTGGGCCAGATACCGCTGGGTCGCCTGGGTAAGCCGGATGAGATAGCCAGCGCGGTCGTTTGGCTGGCTTCAGACGGTGCCGGTTATGTCACAGGTACGACCCTGCATGTCAATGGTGGCATGTTTACAGGGTAA
- the pabC gene encoding aminodeoxychorismate lyase, with amino-acid sequence MTELVWQQLPADDRGLAYGDGCFETLRLTPGAAPLWSRHRARLLAGASRLGIPLSADELDMALVSALGRASESGAEVLKLILTRGSGGRGYAWPEAMVPRLVASLHPRPVRSPHDYTDGIVAGLCQQRLALQPAFAGLKHLNRLEQVMARHEVQQAGWQEGLMCDTRGRPVEFTSMNLFAVVAGELWTPPVTECGVAGVARGLILEDLAPALGLSTQVTARPLSQLDAATEVFACNSVAGILPVRKLAQWVWPVGEITRSIQGRLEQRFE; translated from the coding sequence GTGACGGAGCTGGTCTGGCAGCAATTGCCCGCCGATGATCGTGGCCTGGCCTACGGGGACGGTTGCTTCGAGACCCTGCGTCTGACGCCCGGTGCGGCCCCCCTGTGGTCGCGCCACCGGGCGCGCCTGCTGGCGGGGGCCTCCCGTCTGGGCATCCCGCTTTCTGCCGATGAACTGGACATGGCGCTGGTCAGTGCCCTGGGGCGTGCGTCAGAATCCGGAGCGGAGGTGCTCAAGCTTATCCTCACCCGGGGCAGTGGTGGCCGTGGCTACGCCTGGCCCGAGGCCATGGTGCCGCGACTGGTCGCCAGCCTGCATCCGCGCCCGGTGCGTTCGCCGCACGACTATACGGACGGTATTGTCGCTGGCCTGTGCCAGCAGCGTCTGGCGCTGCAACCGGCGTTTGCCGGGCTCAAGCACCTGAACCGGCTGGAGCAGGTGATGGCGCGCCACGAGGTCCAGCAGGCCGGTTGGCAGGAGGGCCTGATGTGCGACACCCGGGGGCGCCCGGTGGAATTTACCAGCATGAACCTGTTCGCCGTGGTGGCCGGTGAGCTGTGGACGCCGCCGGTTACCGAGTGCGGTGTGGCCGGGGTGGCCCGGGGGCTGATTCTTGAGGACCTGGCGCCTGCGCTGGGGCTGAGCACCCAGGTGACAGCGAGGCCGTTGTCACAACTCGACGCGGCGACGGAAGTTTTTGCCTGCAACAGTGTTGCCGGAATCCTGCCGGTCCGTAAACTGGCGCAGTGGGTATGGCCCGTGGGTGAGATCACCCGCAGCATACAGGGGCGGCTGGAACAGCGATTCGAATGA
- the mltG gene encoding endolytic transglycosylase MltG → MKKRHIKYFVLLVFLPLLLVPLGLTWLAGHLHRPLQLEEEYILEVPRGGSLHGVIRQLDREGLLGDANEARLRHWSVRLYALTHDTARRIHTGEYRVKPGENLASLLDKLENGEVIQRPFVIIEGSTFRDLRAQLGMAPGIESLTLPLSDAEIMAELGLPDMHPEGWFAADTYFYTRGETDLALLRRALNRQQRLLEDAWAERADDLPYNDPYDALIMASIVERETGVAHERDKIAGVFVRRLELGMRLQTDPTVIYGMGERYDGRIRRADLREPTPYNTYVIRGMPPTPIAMPGAAAIRAAVNPRRTEALFFVARGDGSHHFSATLEEHNAAVRRYQLNRREDYRSSPPPASPPASPPASP, encoded by the coding sequence ATGAAAAAACGACATATCAAATATTTTGTACTGCTTGTCTTTCTGCCGTTGCTGCTGGTGCCGCTCGGTCTGACCTGGCTGGCCGGGCATCTGCATCGGCCGCTGCAACTGGAAGAAGAATATATTCTCGAGGTGCCGCGTGGTGGTTCCCTGCATGGTGTGATCCGGCAACTGGACCGCGAAGGCCTGCTTGGCGACGCCAACGAGGCCCGTCTGCGCCACTGGAGTGTGCGCCTGTATGCGTTGACGCACGACACCGCGCGCCGTATCCATACCGGCGAGTACCGGGTCAAACCGGGTGAGAACCTGGCGTCGCTGCTGGACAAGCTGGAAAACGGTGAGGTGATCCAGCGGCCGTTCGTGATTATCGAGGGGTCGACGTTCCGCGATCTGCGTGCCCAGCTGGGCATGGCGCCGGGCATTGAATCCCTGACCCTGCCACTGAGTGATGCGGAGATCATGGCGGAGCTGGGCTTGCCGGACATGCATCCGGAAGGCTGGTTTGCGGCCGACACCTATTTCTATACGCGCGGTGAAACGGACCTGGCGCTGTTGCGCCGGGCATTGAATCGTCAGCAGCGCCTGCTTGAGGACGCCTGGGCAGAGCGCGCCGATGATCTGCCCTACAACGATCCTTATGATGCGCTCATCATGGCGTCCATCGTCGAACGTGAAACCGGTGTGGCGCATGAGCGGGACAAGATTGCCGGTGTCTTCGTACGACGCCTGGAACTGGGCATGCGTTTGCAGACGGACCCGACGGTGATCTACGGCATGGGGGAGCGATACGACGGACGCATCCGTCGCGCAGACTTGCGCGAGCCGACGCCTTACAACACCTACGTGATTCGCGGCATGCCGCCGACACCGATTGCCATGCCGGGCGCCGCGGCCATTCGCGCAGCCGTCAACCCACGACGCACCGAGGCGTTGTTCTTCGTGGCCCGGGGCGACGGGTCACACCACTTTTCGGCAACACTGGAAGAACACAACGCCGCGGTACGTCGTTATCAGTTGAACCGACGTGAGGATTATCGTTCCTCGCCGCCGCCAGCAAGCCCTCCGGCGAGCCCGCCGGCAAGCCCCTAA
- a CDS encoding N-acetylmuramoyl-L-alanine amidase encodes MIAGVCADRSGLAGARHARLLSGLALLVWSLLLAACAMPERREGYRVDHSHVAPGHSSRIYHLVIHYTGHHEARALRTLTGPHVSAHYVMPLPARFHRGEPLVYQLVEEHRRAWHAGVSEWGPRSNINDTSIGIEIINAGPRGTLFGLYWAPYPDDQIEAVIALARDIVARHDIDPVNVVAHSDIAPSRKLDPGPRFPWQRLYEAGIGAWPDEETVACYTVLLAAQPPSLPDVQAALRGYGYPLEVSGQMDAATRDVVRAFQLHFRQRRHDGVLDTETLARLWALLAKYRPRVLETLTPGGVADPCDGDDLWPVSIAPGEGSEITSTVNMHAVSNYP; translated from the coding sequence TTGATAGCTGGAGTCTGCGCTGACAGAAGCGGGCTTGCGGGCGCGCGCCACGCCAGGCTGCTGAGCGGCCTGGCGCTTCTGGTATGGTCGCTGTTGCTGGCGGCCTGTGCCATGCCCGAACGGCGCGAAGGCTACCGGGTGGACCACAGCCACGTGGCGCCGGGTCACAGTAGCCGCATCTACCATCTCGTCATTCATTACACCGGACATCATGAAGCCCGCGCCCTGCGCACCCTGACCGGGCCGCATGTCAGCGCCCATTACGTGATGCCCCTGCCGGCACGTTTTCATCGCGGTGAGCCGCTGGTCTATCAACTGGTGGAAGAGCACCGGCGCGCCTGGCATGCGGGTGTCAGTGAGTGGGGGCCGCGCAGCAACATCAACGATACCTCCATCGGTATCGAAATCATCAACGCGGGCCCGCGTGGCACGCTCTTCGGCCTCTACTGGGCGCCGTATCCCGACGATCAGATCGAGGCGGTCATCGCGCTGGCCCGGGATATCGTGGCCCGGCACGATATTGATCCGGTCAATGTAGTAGCCCATTCGGATATTGCCCCCTCGCGCAAGCTGGATCCGGGGCCGCGCTTCCCGTGGCAGCGGCTTTACGAGGCTGGCATTGGTGCCTGGCCGGATGAAGAAACCGTGGCCTGCTATACGGTGTTGCTGGCAGCACAACCGCCATCCCTGCCGGATGTGCAGGCGGCATTGCGCGGTTACGGTTATCCGCTGGAGGTCAGTGGGCAGATGGATGCGGCCACCCGGGATGTGGTGCGGGCTTTCCAGCTGCATTTTCGCCAGCGTCGCCATGATGGTGTGCTGGACACGGAAACCCTGGCGCGGCTCTGGGCGCTGCTGGCGAAGTACCGCCCTCGGGTGCTGGAGACCCTGACCCCGGGCGGCGTGGCCGATCCGTGTGACGGGGATGATCTGTGGCCTGTATCTATCGCGCCCGGAGAAGGATCAGAAATTACCTCGACGGTAAACATGCATGCCGTCTCGAATTATCCATAG
- a CDS encoding YceD family protein, protein MFSGQLPHYVEPRKLADQGGLISGQTTVSALPRLGDFEHSQSQPVGVALTFERDADDGQRIVHGTVSTELVMTCQRCLEPVSCTVTAEVMLALVWSEEEIQALPERYDPWLVTDDKMPLATLLEEELLLALPLVATHEQCPTRLPEGDEPEDNASAGKADNPFAVLASLKGSQK, encoded by the coding sequence ATGTTTTCAGGGCAATTGCCGCACTACGTCGAGCCGCGCAAGCTGGCGGACCAGGGCGGCCTCATCAGTGGCCAGACCACCGTTTCCGCACTGCCAAGACTGGGTGATTTCGAGCACAGTCAGTCGCAGCCGGTCGGGGTGGCGCTCACCTTTGAGCGGGACGCCGATGATGGTCAGCGCATTGTCCACGGCACGGTGTCCACCGAACTGGTGATGACCTGCCAGCGCTGCCTTGAGCCGGTCTCCTGCACGGTCACCGCAGAGGTCATGCTGGCATTGGTCTGGAGCGAGGAGGAGATTCAGGCGCTTCCTGAGCGCTACGATCCCTGGCTCGTCACCGACGACAAGATGCCGCTGGCGACGTTGCTGGAAGAGGAATTGCTGTTGGCCCTGCCGCTGGTGGCCACGCACGAGCAATGCCCCACACGCCTGCCCGAGGGTGATGAACCCGAGGACAACGCGAGTGCCGGGAAAGCGGATAACCCCTTTGCTGTTCTGGCGAGCCTCAAAGGAAGCCAGAAGTAA